The following proteins come from a genomic window of Geminicoccaceae bacterium SCSIO 64248:
- the ugpB gene encoding sn-glycerol-3-phosphate ABC transporter substrate-binding protein UgpB translates to MTTARMLGASAIVSLGLLSGGAASAATDLQWWHSMNGKLGEKLEELATRFNESQGDFRVVPVNKGTYPESMTAAIAAFRAGEQPHLLQVFEVGTGTFMAAGDAIYPVYELMDDAEQPFDPSSYLPAVTGYYSDADGNMLSFPFNSSTMIFYYNKDAFEAAGLDPNTPPKTWSEVADAATRIVESGTKSCGFTTTWPSWANIENFSAWHNIPIATEQNGMAGFDTVLEIDNDLVRQHWSNLVEWQKTGAYQYGGRTSEAGPKFRTGECAMLLESSAGRADILANAQFEVGIGMMPYYDTVQGAPQNSIIGGASLWVMRGKDDADYDGVAQFLTFLSTPEVQAEWHQFTGYLPITEAAYELTRSQGFYDKNPGADTAIKQMTLNEPTDNSKGLRFGNFVQIRAMFEEELENALAERKTAAQALTDAQTRGNEMLREFEAQAN, encoded by the coding sequence ATGACCACGGCAAGGATGCTGGGCGCCTCGGCGATCGTTTCGCTCGGATTGCTGTCGGGCGGCGCTGCCTCCGCCGCCACCGACCTGCAATGGTGGCACTCGATGAACGGCAAGCTCGGCGAGAAGCTCGAGGAGCTGGCGACCCGGTTCAACGAGAGCCAGGGCGACTTCCGCGTGGTGCCGGTCAACAAGGGAACCTATCCGGAGTCCATGACCGCCGCGATCGCCGCCTTCCGCGCAGGCGAGCAGCCGCATCTCCTCCAGGTCTTCGAGGTCGGCACCGGCACCTTCATGGCAGCCGGCGACGCGATCTATCCGGTCTACGAGCTGATGGACGATGCGGAGCAGCCCTTCGATCCCAGTTCCTATCTGCCGGCCGTCACCGGCTACTACAGCGACGCCGACGGCAACATGCTCTCGTTCCCGTTCAACTCCTCGACCATGATCTTCTACTACAACAAGGACGCCTTCGAGGCGGCCGGGCTCGATCCGAACACCCCGCCCAAGACCTGGTCCGAGGTCGCCGACGCCGCGACCAGGATCGTCGAATCCGGAACCAAGTCCTGCGGCTTCACCACGACCTGGCCGTCCTGGGCGAACATCGAGAACTTCTCGGCCTGGCACAACATCCCGATCGCGACCGAGCAGAACGGCATGGCCGGCTTCGACACCGTGCTCGAGATCGACAATGACCTCGTGCGCCAGCACTGGAGCAACCTGGTCGAGTGGCAGAAGACCGGCGCCTACCAATATGGCGGCCGGACCAGCGAGGCGGGACCGAAGTTCCGCACCGGCGAGTGCGCCATGTTGCTGGAGTCCTCGGCGGGCCGCGCCGACATCTTGGCCAACGCCCAGTTCGAGGTCGGCATCGGCATGATGCCCTATTACGACACCGTCCAGGGCGCGCCGCAGAACTCGATCATCGGCGGCGCGTCGCTCTGGGTCATGCGCGGCAAGGACGACGCCGACTACGACGGCGTGGCCCAGTTCCTGACCTTCCTGTCCACACCGGAGGTTCAGGCCGAGTGGCATCAGTTCACGGGCTACCTGCCGATCACCGAGGCGGCCTACGAGCTGACCCGCAGCCAGGGCTTCTACGACAAGAACCCGGGCGCCGACACAGCGATCAAGCAGATGACGCTCAACGAGCCGACCGACAACTCCAAGGGCCTGCGTTTCGGCAACTTCGTGCAGATCCGCGCCATGTTCGAGGAAGAGCTCGAGAACGCCCTGGCCGAACGCAAGACCGCGGCCCAGGCGCTGACGGACGCGCAGACGCGCGGCAACGAGATGCTGCGCGAATTCGAGGCGCAGGCCAACTGA
- a CDS encoding GFA family protein — MRLEGSCQCGAVRFTVDSDNPYPYQHCYCSICRKTQGGSGAAVNLSAKSDTLNIEGEDRITRYHARIRNPGEDEEVSTAERCFCKECGTALWLYDPTWPELLHPFASAIDMELPTPPERTHIMLAFKPAWVPVPAGPDDRTEDHYPSESIADWHKRLNLSG, encoded by the coding sequence ATGCGACTTGAAGGTTCATGCCAGTGCGGCGCCGTGCGATTCACCGTCGACTCCGACAATCCCTATCCGTATCAGCACTGCTATTGCAGCATCTGCCGCAAGACCCAGGGCGGCAGCGGCGCCGCGGTCAATCTCAGCGCCAAGTCCGACACACTGAACATCGAAGGCGAGGACCGCATCACGCGCTATCACGCCCGCATCCGCAATCCCGGCGAGGACGAGGAGGTCAGCACGGCCGAGCGCTGCTTCTGCAAGGAGTGCGGCACCGCGCTCTGGCTGTACGACCCGACATGGCCGGAGCTGTTGCACCCATTCGCCTCGGCGATCGACATGGAGCTGCCGACTCCGCCCGAGCGGACGCACATCATGCTGGCGTTCAAGCCGGCCTGGGTGCCGGTGCCGGCGGGGCCAGACGACCGGACGGAGGACCACTACCCCTCCGAGTCGATCGCGGATTGGCACAAGCGATTGAACCTGTCGGGATAG